DNA sequence from the Salvelinus alpinus chromosome 7, SLU_Salpinus.1, whole genome shotgun sequence genome:
TGAAGGTAAAACATACAGCATAGCAAGCTGATCTGAGTACAGTATTACAACTTTTCAACAACATCTCACACTCAACGAGTACAGTATAACGCATCTGAACTTAGGCAGGGTCAATTGGGGATAAAGTATTTACAGTGTGACAGTCAGTCGGGCTATTAAGATGGTCAGCCATTACAATGTGAGTCCGTGTGTGGATAATGTGTTGTGGACATTGAACCAGAGCCATAGGGGTTCCAGGTTGGTATgaaaaaataaacaatatgtTACCTACAGTAGAGTGGTGAGCATAAGTACTAGTGGTGAGAGTGAGTTCTAGAGCGGTGAGAGTGGGTTCTAGAGCGGTGAGAGTGGGTTCTAGAGCACTGAGAGTGGGTTCTAGAGTGGAGACAGTGAGTTGGCGTCTATGATCTGCTGCAGGATGCTGTCTACGTCTGGCGTATCCAGGCTGATGCCCTGCAGGTCCAGGTGGGGCAGGATGGCTGACAGAAGAGCCACCACGTTCCCTCTGATTTTGTGGAGGTTCTCCTGCACAATGCTGGGAAATACAGAGAGCAGAAAGTTATAGAGAGAATGCAAATCTAAAGAACCGATGGATTATAGGGTTtgtgtgtatttctgtctgtgggtatgtttctgtctctgtgtgggtaAACATACCGGGAGCTCTGGTCCCTGGTCACTGGGCTGTCAGTCTGTCTCAGCCTGCTCTGGGGGTCAGCCTTCTCCCTCCTCAGCCTGCCCAGCTCAGGCTGCTCTCTCTGGGGCTGGACGCCCTCCACAGTCAGCCCTGGAACCACTGGTATGCCAGGGGACGCTGAGCTCTCACACTGTAGTGAGAAAAGAGGTAATGGGATACATTTCTCTATAAAAGTTTAAATTCAGAAGAATTGACAGCTAGAATACCAGTTTTAACTAATAACAAGGCTTGGAACTAACCATTTTATAATGTTCTTCATGTATCCTAATGGGGATAGTAGGTCTTTTGATTTCACAAATCTTGAAAAACATTCAGACCTTTACTAAATTCACAGTTAACCCTACTTACCTCCTTTTGGTCCTGTTTGGTTACCATGGCCACCGTTGTCTCCACCCCCGCCCCGCCAGATTCCTTATCCCCAGAGGCAGCCTCTGTCATCACCACAGTGTCCTGTGTTGCTGGGGGTGCGTTGGAACCCAGTATCCTCCTCAGCCTCTGAGCCTCCTTCTCCAGTCCAGCCAGTCTCTGGACCAGGGCTCCCCTTTCTGAACCTGCCCCCTCCAGGGTCAGAGCCCGGGGCCAGGGGCCCTCCGGACGACTCAGGGGGGACACCACCACCGTCTGGGCTgaagtgagggagggaggccaGGCAAGGCTGGAGCTGGGCTGGGAAAGGCCTCCTCTGGTGACCCCGAGTGGTGCCTTTTCCCCCTTGGTCTTCTCTGTCTGCCCAGTCAGTGTCTGTGGTTCGTTGCCAGCTTTCCCAGGTTGTTGCACATCTTGGATCTCGTCAGCGAACGGGTGTGGCCCCGCCCATGGTTGTGGTCTCTTTTCCATGTCCCTGGGCGGCCATATTGACTTCCGCTTGTTTctgctgagacagagagagagactgagtgtgtgtttgtgtgtatatctatctatatgtgcatttgtgtgtgcgtgtgtgtgtgttcgagtaAGCGTGAGTGtatatgtacaggtaactgccaaaataaaggaaacacttgagtaaacgaGGGATACAAAATATATTGAACGCAGatacttccacacaggtgtggttcctgaattAATTAAGCAATAGCATCATGTGTAGggtgtataaaaatgcccagttgcccataaTTTTGGCTATCATGGCTAGAAGAGATagcagtgactttgaaagaggggtctcaaaggagcatagagagtttaaagggtgtgtgtgtgtgtgtctcagtcaccagatctcaacccaaattATGGAAGACTCTGGAGCGGTGCCCGAAACAGCGTTTTCCAACACCAACAAAACACCAACTAATGGTCATTTCTCGTAGaaaaatggtgtcgcatccctccactagagttccagacacttgtagaatctatgccaaggtgcattgaaggtGTTCTGGCTCGTGGAGGTCCAACGCCATATTAAGacgctttatgttggtgtttcctttattttggcagttacctgtatgagCGTTTGCATGCGCGTGTGGGTGCGCATGTCTCTGACCCAGACTTGGACTGTGCCATGTTGTCCTCGTCATCCTCTAAAGTGGCCACCAGTGGAGCCACTGTCTTATTCAGCTCGCTGTTCTCAGTCTCCTCTGTGAGCAGATGGAGGGGGGCATCAGGGGGTAGGGGGCGGAGGAGGACCGGTTCAGTCAGAGGCAGGGGGGCATCAGGGGGTAGGGGGCGGAGGAGGACCGGTTCAGTCAGAGGCAGGGGGGCATCAGGGGGTAGGGGGCGGAGGAGGACCGGTTCAGTCAGAGGCAGGGGGGCATCAGGGGGTAGGGGGCGGAGGAGGACCGGTTCAGTCAGAGGCAGGGGGGCATCAGGGGGTAGGGGGCGGAGGAGGACCGGCTCAGACAGGCCTTGGGGGAGGACATGGTGCTTCCGCGGGCGGCCTCGTTTCCTGACCAGGCCTTGGTCCCTTTTTAGACACAGGATGGAAACAGCAGTGAATGGAACAACCGAGATACATGGCTCAGTACAGTATAGATAAGCATAGTAGAGTAGGCCTAAAGTATAAATATGAAGAAAATATTCAACTGAAGGAGGAAGTCAGGTTTGCTCTGACACTGTGGTTTATACTGAGAATAACAACGTAAAACTCACAGGCGGCAAACCACAAACTGACACATGCACACAGAGAGTGCAAATACATGGcattgcatacacacacacacacgcacacacacgcacacccaggCATGCACACCCAGGCATGCACACATGTGTAGCCACTagccacacacagccatgcacacacacatcaaacaaAGTGCCAGTACAGATATTAATTTGCTGTGCATCTGGTGTACATGAAGAGCAGAGTAGGTGAgagtagagtggaggagagagtagggtggtggagagagtagggtggaggagagagggagtgagagtagggtggaggagagagggagtgagagtagggtggaggagagagggagtgagagtagggtggaggagagagtaggGTGGAGGTGAGAGTAGGTGAGAGTGGGGTGGAGGTGAgagtagggtagaggagagagtagggtggaggagagagggagtaagagtagggtggaggagagagtaggGTGGAGGTGAGAGTAGGTGAGAGGGGTGGAGGTGAgagtagggtggaggagagagggagagagtggggtggaggtgggagtagggtggaggagagagggagtgagagtggggtggacgagagagggagagtggggtggAGGTGAgagtagggtggaggagagagggagtgagagtagggtggcggagagagggagtgagagtagggtggaggagagaggtagtgagagtagggtggaggagagagggagtgagagtagggtggaggagagaggtagtgagagTGGGGTGGAGGTGAGAGTAGGGTGGAGGAGAaagtagggtggaggagagagggagagagagtggggtggaggtgagagtagggtggaggagagagggagtgagagtgggGTGGAggtgagagggagtgagagtagggtggaggtgagagtaggatggaggagagaaggagagtggggtggaggtgagagggagtgagagtagggtggaggagagaaggagagtggggtggaggtgagagggagagtggggtggAGGTGAgagtagggtggaggagagagggagtgagagtagggtggaaagagagagtagggtggaggagagaaggagagtggggtggaggtgagagggagtgagagtaGGGTGGAGGTGAGAGTAGGGGTGGGTGGTGGTATATTTACTTCTTGTAGCTCTTCTTCTGGTAGCTTGGCGTTAACTCTTCTTCACTCTCCTCTGCTTCCTCTGGCAAAGAGCAGCTCCTGAAATACACACCACAGGTCAGATGAGGAACTCCTGAAATACACACCACAGGTCAGATGAGAAAGTCCTGAAATACACACCACAGGTCAGATGAGAAAGTCCTGAAATACACACCACAGGTCAGATGATTAAGTACAGTTGATGAGAACAAAGACCACCTGACATGCAAATACACTCCTGAAAGCTTTAATGCATGCAcacttgctgtctctctctctctctcttactctctctcttggCTCTATTTTTGTCTGGCGTTAAGGCGGCGCTAAGGCGTCATGTAAAAACCAGCGCACTGACATTTTCCAGCCCTAACGCCaggttaggtttgttaaaatagagccctctctctctgtctctctctggtacctGAGCATGGTGTTGGGGTTCTGGCTGCAGTTCCAGTGTTCAGGGGTGGAGCTGTAGTGGCCTTCTGGGACACGCCTCCACCTCAGACAGTCCTCACACTGCAGCCACACTGGACTCctacacacatgtacaaacacacgcacacacacgcacacatacacacacaccaggtatATTTTGTTGTGGGCACACAAGTTAAACAAAACAGACACTTTTCATTTCCTGTTTCTTAACCACAAGCCATCCACGTTAGCCCTGTACTTGCACTGTGATGTCATGGTAATATTTTACAGTCTGTAGCAACAATCATCCAAAATAAATTAAACTAAACAAACATAAAAActcactcctcctcttcctcctccacctcctcctcttcattcTTCTTCTCCGCTGCCAGGAACTCTCGTTCTCTCGCCTTTTTCTCCATCATCTCATTCCAGTAGTCGTTGAGCTTCAGTCCCAGGGACGACAGGGTCAGCCTGTTTCAAACCACACAAATACAGAGAGGAGGTTCACATCCAGAACTATAAATAGCATGTCAATCTGATCATCTGCTCATCTGGTTCACGATAATACTGATTCATTTGTGTGTGTTGTACCTGTACTCTTTGGTGTATTCAAAGTCTTGCTTGTTGTGAGCCGGCTTCAGGAAGTTGCACTCAATGACTCCAATAACCCCAACCCCTGCCCTCTGACCTGACGACTGAAACAGGGAAGGGGGAAAAAAGAAGAAGCGAGAGATATAGAGGTGAAGGAGAagtagagggagaggtgggaagagagtgAGGTAAATATAGaaggagtgagagatggagatttagagggagagaagggaatagagatggaggaggagagagtgatttaaagggagagaggagagagagagaagagagcacaTTATTGTCTACAGTATAACTATTACACCAAAACCTCACACAATGTCTCATATCATATATCTTGTTTGTGGCCCCAGCTGTTGACAGATAACCTCAACATTACAGTCTTTAATTAATATGTACCTTGATCTGGTAGCCAACCTTCTCATAGGACTTGATGAGGCGGTTCTTGTGGTACATCATGATGCCATAGTGGTCTTTGTTCTTACGGTTGAACCCAAAGGTGACCTTAACTCTGTCTTTCTGATagaaatggttaaggttaagttttCTGGGCATACGCCGAGACTGAAGCCTGTACAAGTGACCACAGTACTTTGCATCGTCGCTATGTAAGTTAAGTTAGGTTAAGGTATGTTAAGGTTAAGTTCTATTACTTACAGAATACTTTTGATAAACGCAATAATCGTTTTTGGATAGAAATGAATGGACAAACAGATTCTAGTTCTACAGAAGGATACATTGAATTGGGGTTTATAAACATCGTTCTCAATCTGCGACAGGCTCTTGGCGACCAGCTTGGTCTGAACCTTCTTCTGTCGCAGGATGATCTGAGTCCGAGGCTTCAGGTACAAGATGCTGAGGTAGGCCTGTGAGAGAATGTGAATGAATGAGACTTTATAGAGGAGGGGACTTCCTGTTCAGAATCCTATTCAAACCATCAGACCTTCTCACCTTCCTTTATCACTCTGTTTGGCTATGCTGCATTCAAGGTCACAATCCTCTGGTGAATAAAGTTGTTGAATAGAGTTCCAAGGTGACTGAAACGTTTACAGTGAACTTTTTCTTAACCACCCTGACCTGTCTCTCATCACTCACTCTCATTGTAACACATCATCACTCATCTTTTTTATCACTCACTCTCAGGGAGTAGTCCATCTCCGGGATGGTGTGGTCAGTCCTCTGAGGTCCAGGGAAGCTCTTCTTCCTGCCTCTAGTCTTGGTCTCCTCTGAGTGGATCTCTGGCATCCGGATGTCAAACTCATCTGTCTCGAAATCCAGCTCCGGCTTACCATCTTTGTTCCTGTACGTGATATTGTAGAACTCATTACTCGTGTCAGCTTCATTCTTCATAGAATGATAAAATATCCCACTTACCTGTAATGAATCATTAATGGGCCCCTGATCCTTTCTGCTTTCAGAGATGATACCCAATACTGTGTCATTACTAACAAATAAgcagaatgtgtttgtgtgtaacagttttgcttccgtccctctccttgccccaacctgggctcgaatcAGGGACCCTTTGAaaacatcgacaacagtcaccctcaaAGCATCcattacctatcgctccacaaaagccgcggcccttgcagagcaaaggAAACTTCTATTTTGAGGTCTCAGAGCGAGAGACGTCACCGATGGAAACACTAATAGCGCGCACCGCAATCTAGCTAGCCATCTCACATCGATTACGTGGGTGTGTTTCCTGACCTGCGTATGTTCCAGATGAGGATCTTGGTGCCCTTCTTGGAGAGGATGGAGTCAAAGTGCTGCAGCAGCTCCTTCTGGGTGTGGATCAGAGAGTGGGTTAGGATGGCATTCAGACTGGCCTCAGAGTCCTCAGTCACTACCAGCACCTGTAAGACATGGTTAAGGAGAGCAACCAGGATACACGTACAGGCAAGCatacggacgcacacacacacacacacacacagtttttcaATCAATCCTtcgaacacacacatgcatgtactcttgtcttcctctctgtctgtattcctctctgtctgtattcctctctctcaaattcaattgctttattggcatgacaaaAATTTAGGAAACATTTCCAAAGCATCAATGATACTGCATTgggtcccctctctctgtgtaagGATATTGGTCTGTTGGTTGAAGGGCACTATGGGGACGATGACAGCCTGTGCCTTTACAGCCTGTAGGTAGCTCTGAGACAGCATGCCGACGGTCAGACAGCCTCCGTTCTTAGTGAAGATCAGAGCGTCACGACCCAGACGCATGGAGCCAGACTTAAAGCCGTTTCCATAGACACCGATGGCCTGATGGCTGCCCTTACCAGAACCTTTCTCTGTGAAACCAAAACTGAACAGAGAAAGAGTGGGGTGAGATTGCAGCGTTAGTTGGAGACATGTGTCTGTACTGGTATGGAAGTGAGAGAAGTGGGTCTGTATTTGTGTGCAGAgagatagtttgtgtgtaggatgtgtgtttgtgtgtatgtgagaatgagggggagaaaagagagcgattgtgtgtgtgtttacatgtgtttacgtgagagagagagtgggcatgTCCGCATGAGTGAGAAAAAAAAGGGTGTGGAACAAAGACAAAATGTTAGTAACTCAACTCAGTTGTTTATGTATGGGTAATTACAGTATAACCTTTCacatagcagtgtgtgtgtgtgtagaggctgCAACATGGATGATcaaacagcagtgtgtgtgtagccaAACGTACGTAAGCGTGTGTTTCTCACCTGAGCATCTTGTGCAGTTTGTTGGGGGTCATGCCGCTGCCGTTGTCAGTGAAGGCCAGACAGAGCTGCTGTTGCTCCTCCACCACATCTATCCAGATCTGCCTGGCTGTCACGCCCGGGTCTGACGCATTATCTACACAGCACaaagtcagtcaatcaatcaatcaatcaatcaatcattaaaTGAatctataaagccctttttacatgaaAAATTGTTGTAAAACCTATTGTAGAACAAGTTGAAAAAGTCACA
Encoded proteins:
- the LOC139581622 gene encoding MORC family CW-type zinc finger protein 3-like isoform X2 translates to MARFSEHGIRLSSMSPSFLNSNSTSHTWPFSAVAELIDNASDPGVTARQIWIDVVEEQQQLCLAFTDNGSGMTPNKLHKMLSFGFTEKGSGKGSHQAIGVYGNGFKSGSMRLGRDALIFTKNGGCLTVGMLSQSYLQAVKAQAVIVPIVPFNQQTKVLVVTEDSEASLNAILTHSLIHTQKELLQHFDSILSKKGTKILIWNIRRNKDGKPELDFETDEFDIRMPEIHSEETKTRGRKKSFPGPQRTDHTIPEMDYSLRAYLSILYLKPRTQIILRQKKVQTKLVAKSLSQIENDVYKPQFNKDRVKVTFGFNRKNKDHYGIMMYHKNRLIKSYEKVGYQIKSSGQRAGVGVIGVIECNFLKPAHNKQDFEYTKEYRLTLSSLGLKLNDYWNEMMEKKAREREFLAAEKKNEEEEVEEEEEESPVWLQCEDCLRWRRVPEGHYSSTPEHWNCSQNPNTMLRSCSLPEEAEESEEELTPSYQKKSYKKDQGLVRKRGRPRKHHVLPQGLSEPVLLRPLPPDAPLPLTEPVLLRPLPPDAPLPLTEPVLLRPLPPDAPLPLTEPVLLRPLPPDAPLPLTEPVLLRPLPPDAPLHLLTEETENSELNKTVAPLVATLEDDEDNMAQSKSGSETCAPTRACKRSYRNKRKSIWPPRDMEKRPQPWAGPHPFADEIQDVQQPGKAGNEPQTLTGQTEKTKGEKAPLGVTRGGLSQPSSSLAWPPSLTSAQTVVVSPLSRPEGPWPRALTLEGAGSERGALVQRLAGLEKEAQRLRRILGSNAPPATQDTVVMTEAASGDKESGGAGVETTVAMVTKQDQKECESSASPGIPVVPGLTVEGVQPQREQPELGRLRREKADPQSRLRQTDSPVTRDQSSRIVQENLHKIRGNVVALLSAILPHLDLQGISLDTPDVDSILQQIIDANSLSPL
- the LOC139581622 gene encoding MORC family CW-type zinc finger protein 3-like isoform X1 is translated as MARFSEHGIRLSSMSPSFLNSNSTSHTWPFSAVAELIDNASDPGVTARQIWIDVVEEQQQLCLAFTDNGSGMTPNKLHKMLSFGFTEKGSGKGSHQAIGVYGNGFKSGSMRLGRDALIFTKNGGCLTVGMLSQSYLQAVKAQAVIVPIVPFNQQTKVLVVTEDSEASLNAILTHSLIHTQKELLQHFDSILSKKGTKILIWNIRRNKDGKPELDFETDEFDIRMPEIHSEETKTRGRKKSFPGPQRTDHTIPEMDYSLRAYLSILYLKPRTQIILRQKKVQTKLVAKSLSQIENDVYKPQFNKDRVKVTFGFNRKNKDHYGIMMYHKNRLIKSYEKVGYQIKSSGQRAGVGVIGVIECNFLKPAHNKQDFEYTKEYRLTLSSLGLKLNDYWNEMMEKKAREREFLAAEKKNEEEEVEEEEEESPVWLQCEDCLRWRRVPEGHYSSTPEHWNCSQNPNTMLRSCSLPEEAEESEEELTPSYQKKSYKKDQGLVRKRGRPRKHHVLPQGLSEPVLLRPLPPDAPLPLTEPVLLRPLPPDAPLPLTEPVLLRPLPPDAPLPLTEPVLLRPLPPDAPLPLTEPVLLRPLPPDAPLHLLTEETENSELNKTVAPLVATLEDDEDNMAQSKSGSETCAPTRACKRSYSRNKRKSIWPPRDMEKRPQPWAGPHPFADEIQDVQQPGKAGNEPQTLTGQTEKTKGEKAPLGVTRGGLSQPSSSLAWPPSLTSAQTVVVSPLSRPEGPWPRALTLEGAGSERGALVQRLAGLEKEAQRLRRILGSNAPPATQDTVVMTEAASGDKESGGAGVETTVAMVTKQDQKECESSASPGIPVVPGLTVEGVQPQREQPELGRLRREKADPQSRLRQTDSPVTRDQSSRIVQENLHKIRGNVVALLSAILPHLDLQGISLDTPDVDSILQQIIDANSLSPL
- the LOC139581622 gene encoding MORC family CW-type zinc finger protein 3-like isoform X3; this translates as MARFSEHGIRLSSMSPSFLNSNSTSHTWPFSAVAELIDNASDPGVTARQIWIDVVEEQQQLCLAFTDNGSGMTPNKLHKMLSFGFTEKGSGKGSHQAIGVYGNGFKSGSMRLGRDALIFTKNGGCLTVGMLSQSYLQAVKAQAVIVPIVPFNQQTKVLVVTEDSEASLNAILTHSLIHTQKELLQHFDSILSKKGTKILIWNIRRNKDGKPELDFETDEFDIRMPEIHSEETKTRGRKKSFPGPQRTDHTIPEMDYSLRAYLSILYLKPRTQIILRQKKVQTKLVAKSLSQIENDVYKPQFNKDRVKVTFGFNRKNKDHYGIMMYHKNRLIKSYEKVGYQIKSSGQRAGVGVIGVIECNFLKPAHNKQDFEYTKEYRLTLSSLGLKLNDYWNEMMEKKAREREFLAAEKKNEEEEVEEEEEESPVWLQCEDCLRWRRVPEGHYSSTPEHWNCSQNPNTMLRSCSLPEEAEESEEELTPSYQKKSYKKDQGLVRKRGRPRKHHVLPQGLSEPVLLRPLPPDAPLPLTEPVLLRPLPPDAPLPLTEPVLLRPLPPDAPLPLTEPVLLRPLPPDAPLPLTEPVLLRPLPPDAPLHLLTEETENSELNKTVAPLVATLEDDEDNMAQSKSGRNKRKSIWPPRDMEKRPQPWAGPHPFADEIQDVQQPGKAGNEPQTLTGQTEKTKGEKAPLGVTRGGLSQPSSSLAWPPSLTSAQTVVVSPLSRPEGPWPRALTLEGAGSERGALVQRLAGLEKEAQRLRRILGSNAPPATQDTVVMTEAASGDKESGGAGVETTVAMVTKQDQKECESSASPGIPVVPGLTVEGVQPQREQPELGRLRREKADPQSRLRQTDSPVTRDQSSRIVQENLHKIRGNVVALLSAILPHLDLQGISLDTPDVDSILQQIIDANSLSPL
- the LOC139581622 gene encoding MORC family CW-type zinc finger protein 3-like isoform X4 translates to MARFSEHGIRLSSMSPSFLNSNSTSHTWPFSAVAELIDNASDPGVTARQIWIDVVEEQQQLCLAFTDNGSGMTPNKLHKMLSFGFTEKGSGKGSHQAIGVYGNGFKSGSMRLGRDALIFTKNGGCLTVGMLSQSYLQAVKAQAVIVPIVPFNQQTKVLVVTEDSEASLNAILTHSLIHTQKELLQHFDSILSKKGTKILIWNIRRNKDGKPELDFETDEFDIRMPEIHSEETKTRGRKKSFPGPQRTDHTIPEMDYSLRAYLSILYLKPRTQIILRQKKVQTKLVAKSLSQIENDVYKPQFNKDRVKVTFGFNRKNKDHYGIMMYHKNRLIKSYEKVGYQIKSSGQRAGVGVIGVIECNFLKPAHNKQDFEYTKEYRLTLSSLGLKLNDYWNEMMEKKAREREFLAAEKKNEEEEVEEEEEESPVWLQCEDCLRWRRVPEGHYSSTPEHWNCSQNPNTMLRSCSLPEEAEESEEELTPSYQKKSYKKDQGLVRKRGRPRKHHVLPQGLSEPVLLRPLPPDAPLPLTEPVLLRPLPPDAPLPLTEPVLLRPLPPDAPLPLTEPVLLRPLPPDAPLPLTEPVLLRPLPPDAPLHLLTEETENSELNKTVAPLVATLEDDEDNMAQSKSGNKRKSIWPPRDMEKRPQPWAGPHPFADEIQDVQQPGKAGNEPQTLTGQTEKTKGEKAPLGVTRGGLSQPSSSLAWPPSLTSAQTVVVSPLSRPEGPWPRALTLEGAGSERGALVQRLAGLEKEAQRLRRILGSNAPPATQDTVVMTEAASGDKESGGAGVETTVAMVTKQDQKECESSASPGIPVVPGLTVEGVQPQREQPELGRLRREKADPQSRLRQTDSPVTRDQSSRIVQENLHKIRGNVVALLSAILPHLDLQGISLDTPDVDSILQQIIDANSLSPL